In Nostoc sp. GT001, a genomic segment contains:
- the modA gene encoding molybdate ABC transporter substrate-binding protein, with product MKRRQIFGFLGIAIASLLLAIGLPLVPPSPVIAQSNTSILVSAAASLKEALEEIKPLYQQSKSNININYNFGASGALQQQIEQGAPADIFISAGKKQVDALEQKGLLLSGSRTNLANNRLVLIVAQDVVGINSFYNLTDSKIKKIAIGEPRSVPASQYGEQVLKKLKLYDRLKSKLVFANNVRQVLAAVESGNAEAGLVYATDAKISNKVKVAVAADDKFHSPIVYPLAIIKSSKNPSAAKEFVQFLSGSEAKTVLKKYGFIVR from the coding sequence ATGAAAAGAAGACAAATTTTTGGCTTCCTGGGTATAGCGATCGCCAGCTTGCTGCTAGCAATTGGTTTACCGTTGGTTCCTCCTTCTCCTGTAATAGCACAGTCGAACACCAGCATACTCGTGTCCGCAGCCGCCAGCTTAAAAGAGGCACTAGAAGAAATTAAGCCTTTATACCAACAAAGTAAATCAAATATCAATATTAATTATAATTTTGGAGCCTCTGGTGCATTGCAGCAACAGATTGAGCAAGGTGCGCCAGCGGATATCTTTATTTCTGCTGGTAAAAAACAAGTGGATGCTTTGGAACAAAAAGGACTATTGCTATCAGGTAGCCGTACTAACCTGGCAAATAACCGTCTAGTCTTGATTGTGGCTCAGGATGTTGTTGGCATCAATAGCTTCTACAATTTAACAGATAGTAAGATTAAAAAAATTGCGATCGGTGAACCCAGAAGCGTACCCGCTAGTCAATATGGCGAGCAAGTCTTGAAGAAATTGAAACTTTACGATCGCCTCAAGTCAAAATTGGTCTTTGCTAACAATGTGCGTCAAGTTTTAGCAGCAGTAGAAAGTGGTAACGCCGAAGCAGGTTTAGTTTATGCCACTGATGCCAAAATTTCCAACAAGGTAAAAGTCGCAGTTGCCGCTGATGATAAATTTCACTCGCCGATTGTCTATCCGCTAGCAATAATTAAAAGCAGTAAAAATCCTTCTGCTGCCAAAGAATTTGTCCAGTTTCTATCTGGCAGTGAAGCCAAAACTGTACTCAAAAAATATGGGTTTATTGTGCGTTAA
- a CDS encoding peroxiredoxin yields the protein MISRRTFLSILFASCISVISWLNFTPTANAMGGTLPAINQPAPEFTLPTNTGDGKISLSDLRGKWLVLYFYPKDFTSGCTIEARRFQQDLPQYLEKNTQIIGVSADDIDSHAKFCDSEGLKFPLLADTDGSVSKAYGSWLGFLSMRHSFIIDPQGVLRETFVKVNPTIHSSEVLARLEKLQSRTS from the coding sequence ATGATTTCCCGCCGCACTTTTTTAAGCATATTATTTGCCAGCTGTATTTCTGTCATCAGCTGGCTGAATTTTACCCCTACTGCTAATGCTATGGGTGGTACACTTCCGGCAATTAATCAACCCGCACCAGAGTTTACTTTGCCAACTAACACAGGTGATGGCAAAATTTCCCTCTCTGACTTGCGCGGTAAATGGCTAGTCCTGTACTTTTATCCTAAAGACTTCACGTCTGGTTGTACTATAGAGGCTCGTCGTTTTCAGCAAGACTTACCCCAATACCTTGAAAAAAATACTCAAATTATTGGTGTTAGTGCCGATGACATTGATTCTCACGCCAAATTTTGTGATTCAGAGGGACTAAAATTCCCGCTGTTGGCTGACACTGATGGTTCAGTGAGTAAAGCTTACGGTTCGTGGCTCGGCTTTTTATCTATGCGCCACAGTTTCATCATCGATCCTCAAGGCGTCTTGCGCGAGACTTTTGTCAAAGTAAACCCAACTATTCACAGTTCAGAAGTGCTGGCACGACTAGAAAAATTACAGTCCAGAACTTCTTAA
- the sipA gene encoding regulatory protein SipA has protein sequence MSKEFAIGSKVRVVALPAYVKTAEPMPMLRPPNVIHIGEEGIVIDRRPGGYWGIRFARGVFLLDSQYIESTDTPAESHLE, from the coding sequence ATGTCGAAAGAATTCGCAATTGGTAGTAAAGTCCGTGTTGTGGCGCTACCAGCCTACGTCAAAACTGCTGAACCTATGCCCATGTTGCGCCCTCCCAATGTAATTCACATTGGTGAAGAAGGTATAGTCATTGACCGCAGACCCGGTGGATATTGGGGGATTCGCTTTGCTAGGGGGGTCTTTCTCCTAGATAGTCAATATATCGAAAGCACAGATACCCCTGCCGAATCTCACTTAGAATAA
- a CDS encoding Coq4 family protein, with product MMQPFAASPNSAPRLQQVLDVLDRIAQAQGRDVPQIVEIEKLRFLPTGTFGRTWADFLNEHNLKPFTTGSRRKQLHDGVHVLTGYGTDFIGEAEVQAFLLGTKFSITNLMLGLGLLRVIHKNLNSRQQFTWDRLWQAYQRGCHSHFDPDTWQPELLWHLPLTDVQALFSRRC from the coding sequence ATGATGCAACCCTTTGCGGCTTCCCCAAATTCCGCTCCTCGTCTGCAACAGGTTTTAGATGTACTCGATCGCATCGCACAAGCGCAGGGGCGAGATGTTCCCCAAATTGTGGAAATAGAGAAATTGCGTTTCCTCCCTACTGGCACTTTTGGCAGAACTTGGGCAGACTTCCTCAATGAACACAATTTAAAACCCTTTACTACAGGTAGCCGCCGTAAACAACTCCATGACGGGGTTCACGTTCTCACAGGCTATGGCACAGACTTCATTGGTGAAGCAGAAGTACAGGCATTTTTATTAGGAACAAAATTTAGCATAACTAACTTGATGCTGGGACTAGGACTGTTGCGAGTCATCCATAAAAACTTAAATTCTCGACAACAATTTACCTGGGACAGACTTTGGCAAGCATACCAACGCGGTTGTCACTCTCACTTTGACCCAGATACTTGGCAACCAGAGTTACTTTGGCACTTACCCTTGACTGATGTTCAGGCATTGTTTTCTAGGCGTTGCTGA
- a CDS encoding P pilus assembly/Cpx signaling pathway, periplasmic inhibitor/zinc-resistance associated protein: MKLKALSLVASAIALTLTATSFAVHAQTASPSPLLLAQTPQKERGPWKELGLTDTQKAQIQTIRRDSRAKFEAVLTPEQKAKLEAAKQARRAEWQARKAQGQTGQGQRQPGQRRGKGGFGDLNLTEAQKTQMRQIRESEKQQIQAVLTPEQRQKLEQFRQNAPSRRQQGNPQ; encoded by the coding sequence ATGAAACTCAAAGCATTATCGCTAGTTGCTTCCGCCATCGCTCTCACTTTAACCGCAACCTCCTTTGCTGTTCACGCTCAAACAGCCTCTCCTTCACCCCTGTTACTTGCACAAACTCCACAAAAAGAAAGAGGTCCGTGGAAAGAGTTGGGTCTAACAGATACCCAAAAAGCCCAAATTCAGACGATTCGCCGCGATAGCCGCGCCAAATTTGAAGCAGTTTTGACCCCAGAACAAAAAGCAAAATTAGAGGCAGCAAAACAAGCACGTCGGGCTGAGTGGCAAGCGCGTAAGGCTCAAGGGCAAACAGGTCAAGGTCAACGCCAACCCGGCCAACGTCGAGGAAAGGGTGGTTTTGGTGACTTAAATCTAACTGAAGCCCAAAAAACCCAAATGCGGCAAATCCGCGAGTCTGAGAAACAACAGATTCAAGCAGTCTTAACCCCGGAACAGCGTCAAAAATTGGAGCAATTTCGTCAAAATGCTCCATCACGCCGTCAACAAGGCAATCCTCAATAA
- a CDS encoding sensor histidine kinase, with the protein MSRPIEIKKHPFPSLLYLEWTLLAITALTAVIPPPLRRFRPKRLELSICGAFPDLSVCSILPELSIYSLIIFAAMGLRLPRKSQTSKVIYTAIEILLILIIGLFGERFARLFPFLYIILVTRSCLIFQLKGRLFVTALSFALFLVTTQLKYQLFNFQASPQAQERYRFLILNSSLVFGLSLVFVLLMMNAVLSERQSREKLALANDKLRQYAMQIENQATLEERNRIAREIHDSLGHSLTALNLQLETALKLWQSNPGKAETFLATAKELGSKALKDVRQSVSTMRSNPLQEQSLEDAIASLSENFHRFNGILPIYQINLDYSLPPEINTAIYRITQESLTNISKYAYATEVKLELTTTKGNLRLIIQDNGKGFDVGQNTTGFGLHSMRDRTLALGGKFNINSALGSGCKITVNIPLTRLT; encoded by the coding sequence ATGAGTCGTCCAATTGAAATTAAGAAACATCCTTTTCCGTCTCTGCTTTATCTGGAGTGGACATTACTGGCGATCACCGCATTGACAGCTGTTATACCACCTCCGTTACGGCGTTTTCGTCCCAAGCGTCTAGAACTATCAATTTGTGGTGCATTTCCAGACTTGTCGGTTTGTAGCATATTGCCAGAACTGTCAATTTATAGTCTGATTATTTTTGCGGCAATGGGCTTAAGATTACCCAGGAAGAGCCAGACGAGTAAGGTAATATATACAGCTATTGAAATTTTATTGATTTTAATAATTGGGCTTTTTGGGGAAAGATTTGCTCGACTTTTTCCTTTTCTCTATATAATTTTAGTGACTCGCAGTTGTCTAATTTTTCAGTTAAAGGGGCGTTTATTCGTTACAGCTTTGTCATTTGCCTTATTTTTAGTTACGACACAACTAAAATATCAGTTATTCAATTTTCAAGCATCGCCACAGGCACAAGAGCGATATCGATTTTTAATTTTGAATTCGTCGCTAGTCTTTGGCTTAAGTTTAGTTTTTGTGTTGTTGATGATGAATGCAGTTTTGTCTGAACGGCAAAGTCGAGAAAAGCTAGCTCTTGCTAACGACAAACTCCGTCAATATGCCATGCAAATTGAAAATCAAGCTACTTTAGAAGAACGTAACCGCATTGCTCGTGAAATTCATGATTCATTAGGACACTCTCTGACTGCTTTAAATTTGCAATTAGAAACTGCTTTAAAACTATGGCAATCTAATCCAGGTAAGGCTGAAACATTTCTCGCAACTGCAAAGGAATTAGGTTCAAAAGCGCTAAAAGATGTTCGTCAATCTGTTTCTACTATGCGTTCTAATCCATTACAAGAACAATCTTTAGAAGATGCGATCGCTAGTCTTTCAGAAAATTTTCATCGCTTTAATGGGATATTACCAATTTATCAAATCAACCTGGATTATTCTCTACCACCTGAAATAAATACTGCTATTTACCGGATTACTCAAGAATCTTTAACTAATATATCTAAATATGCCTATGCCACAGAGGTGAAATTGGAACTGACTACGACTAAAGGCAATTTGCGATTGATAATTCAGGATAATGGTAAAGGTTTTGATGTCGGGCAAAATACTACTGGTTTTGGACTTCATAGTATGCGCGATCGCACTTTAGCACTTGGGGGTAAGTTTAATATTAATAGCGCTCTTGGCTCTGGTTGCAAAATTACAGTTAATATTCCATTAACAAGGTTAACATAA
- a CDS encoding response regulator transcription factor, with protein MIKVLLVDDQSLIRQGLRALLELEPDLEIVGEAENGEQAINFVAEFQPDVILLDIRMPIMDGVAATKEIQKRFAKTKILVLTTFDDDEYVSAALKNGAMGYLLKDTPSEELAVAIRAVHKGYTQLGSGIVKKLLTQFSPVAPTHSPPVPSSLAELTPREKEVLRLIATGASNREIAHGLYISEGTVKNHVTNILNRLNLRDRTQAAIWANTYLSYLNEPS; from the coding sequence ATGATTAAAGTATTGCTGGTAGATGACCAAAGTTTAATTCGTCAAGGATTAAGAGCATTATTGGAGCTAGAACCAGATTTAGAAATAGTTGGAGAAGCAGAAAACGGCGAACAAGCAATTAATTTTGTTGCAGAATTTCAGCCAGATGTAATTTTGCTAGATATCAGAATGCCAATTATGGATGGAGTTGCAGCCACAAAAGAGATTCAAAAACGTTTTGCCAAAACTAAAATTTTAGTATTAACCACTTTTGATGATGATGAATATGTGTCAGCAGCTTTAAAGAATGGGGCTATGGGTTATTTATTGAAAGATACACCATCAGAAGAATTAGCTGTTGCTATTCGTGCCGTTCATAAAGGATATACGCAATTAGGCTCAGGTATAGTTAAAAAGCTGTTGACTCAATTTTCTCCTGTTGCACCAACTCATTCACCGCCTGTACCATCTAGTTTAGCTGAACTGACTCCTAGAGAAAAAGAGGTTTTGCGGTTAATTGCTACAGGCGCTAGTAACCGAGAAATTGCTCACGGACTCTACATTTCTGAGGGAACAGTGAAAAATCATGTTACGAATATTTTAAACAGATTAAATTTGCGCGATCGCACTCAAGCTGCGATTTGGGCAAATACATATTTATCGTATTTGAATGAGCCAAGTTAA
- a CDS encoding nucleoside deaminase: protein MNPESFMRLALAEAKEGDAPYGAVIVKDNEVVAVAHNTVRRDNDPSAHAEINAIRSLTAKLKNPSLEGYSIYTTGEPCPMCATACVWSGLSEIIYGASIQDLISVNQSQINISCEEVIDKSFRKIKVTKDVLKNECLELFK from the coding sequence ATGAACCCAGAATCTTTTATGCGTTTAGCATTGGCAGAAGCGAAAGAAGGTGATGCACCCTACGGTGCAGTGATTGTTAAAGATAACGAAGTCGTTGCCGTAGCTCATAATACTGTGAGGAGAGACAACGATCCTTCAGCCCATGCAGAAATCAATGCTATTCGTAGTTTAACAGCTAAACTGAAAAATCCCTCTTTAGAAGGTTATAGCATATATACAACTGGCGAACCTTGTCCGATGTGTGCAACTGCTTGTGTCTGGAGTGGTTTATCAGAAATTATATATGGTGCTTCAATTCAAGATTTAATTTCAGTAAATCAATCACAAATTAATATATCTTGTGAAGAGGTAATCGATAAGTCATTTCGGAAAATAAAAGTAACAAAAGATGTTTTAAAAAATGAATGTTTGGAATTATTTAAATAA
- a CDS encoding ion transporter — translation MLLSRQETEFYLEDLETPIGKAINLTLASLVLISSGIFVAETYNIPDYMRFQLNVADTAIVIIFAVEYLLRLWSAENKIKYIFSFYSIIDLMAILPFFLGMVDISFIRLLRWFRILRLIRFIDRKFLFASVSTEDGMIFARILFTLFAIVFIYSGLIYQVEHPVNPQNYGTFLDAFYFSVVTMTTVGFGDVIPISETGRLLTVLMIFTGIALIPWQVGDLIKRVVKTANQVEIVCSGCGLAFHDVNAGFCQRCGTKLPSRRID, via the coding sequence ATGTTACTGAGCAGACAAGAAACAGAGTTTTACTTAGAAGACCTAGAAACACCAATAGGTAAAGCAATTAATTTAACCCTTGCCTCTTTGGTGCTGATATCATCAGGAATTTTTGTGGCAGAAACATATAATATTCCTGATTATATGCGGTTTCAGTTAAATGTAGCTGATACTGCGATCGTCATCATCTTCGCTGTGGAATATTTGCTTCGCCTGTGGAGTGCGGAAAACAAAATTAAGTATATTTTTAGCTTTTATTCGATTATTGACTTAATGGCAATTCTGCCATTTTTTCTAGGCATGGTGGATATTAGCTTTATCCGACTATTACGATGGTTTCGGATTTTACGATTAATTAGATTTATAGATAGGAAATTTTTATTCGCCAGTGTCAGCACCGAAGATGGAATGATTTTTGCGCGAATATTATTTACATTATTTGCAATTGTTTTTATTTACTCTGGCTTAATTTATCAAGTCGAGCATCCGGTTAATCCTCAAAATTATGGTACTTTTTTGGATGCATTCTATTTTTCTGTTGTCACAATGACAACTGTAGGATTTGGTGATGTTATTCCAATTTCGGAAACAGGACGCTTGCTAACAGTATTGATGATTTTTACCGGAATTGCACTGATTCCTTGGCAAGTAGGCGATTTAATTAAGCGAGTGGTGAAAACTGCTAATCAGGTAGAAATAGTTTGTTCAGGTTGTGGTTTAGCTTTCCATGATGTAAATGCTGGGTTTTGTCAGAGGTGCGGGACTAAGTTACCTAGTCGCAGGATTGATTAA
- a CDS encoding serine/threonine-protein kinase — protein MLGNTLVGRYQIISNLGGGGFGETFVACDTQLPGSPLCVVKKLKPQASDPVTLETARRLFDTEAQVLYKLGTHDRIPQLLAYFEENAEFYLVQELIEGHNLSQELTSGKILSQEEVISLLQELLAILEFVHQQNVIHRDVNPHNILRRQPDGKLILIDFGAVKQIATQVITPQGQTIATVAIGTPGYIPGEQAHGTPKLSSDIYAAGIIAIQALTGLSPEEIVKDADTNEIIWHDKATVTPEFAKFLDRMVCYDFRQRYPSATVALQALKELRQPPTQTIALTPPPPPKNINKPKPKKGILSKVLLTIFFIAIGGVASIFIWHYINSNNAIELSKQGNTLFDLQRYQDALEVYEKAVNLRPDYAQGWNGQGKTLNKLRKYKDALVAYDKAIQIQPDYLDAWIGRGTVLGNLQRYQEAIASFDKALELKNDNSEVWNAKGEAFSNLDQYDQAIKSYEKAIELKPDNYEAWYKKGLALQNSRQYEEAIAAYQKVVDLKPDYEQAWYNLGNALVNLKRYQDAFAAYDKSVQYQPDYYQAWMSRGNILLNLQRYPEAIESFNQVIKYSPRSYQAWYNLGWSLHQNKRYEEAIKAYNKAATLKQNDYQLWYNLGNSQYILQKYEDAIASYNKAVRYKVDHSESWYSRGNALLNLKRYQDAIASYDRAIKYKPNYQQAIDGRNQAKIQLQGEKAKPVPVPVIVPTLPFPNSTNPPQTTP, from the coding sequence ATGCTAGGAAACACACTTGTAGGAAGATACCAAATTATTAGTAACTTGGGAGGTGGGGGTTTTGGTGAAACTTTTGTGGCTTGTGATACCCAATTACCTGGTTCACCTCTATGTGTTGTTAAGAAACTCAAACCCCAGGCCAGCGATCCGGTAACTTTGGAAACAGCTAGGCGTTTATTTGATACGGAAGCACAAGTTCTGTATAAATTAGGAACTCACGATCGCATTCCCCAACTTCTAGCTTATTTTGAGGAAAATGCCGAATTCTATCTTGTACAGGAATTAATCGAAGGTCATAACCTGAGTCAAGAATTAACATCAGGTAAAATCCTCAGTCAAGAAGAAGTTATTTCACTTTTACAAGAACTTTTAGCAATCTTAGAATTTGTCCATCAACAGAATGTAATTCATCGTGATGTCAATCCCCACAATATCCTCAGACGCCAACCAGATGGCAAATTAATTTTAATTGATTTTGGTGCAGTTAAACAAATTGCAACTCAAGTTATTACTCCCCAAGGCCAAACTATCGCAACAGTAGCTATTGGTACGCCTGGATATATTCCTGGCGAACAAGCTCATGGTACGCCAAAATTAAGTAGTGATATCTATGCTGCGGGAATAATTGCTATTCAAGCTCTCACTGGATTATCACCAGAGGAAATAGTAAAAGATGCTGATACTAATGAAATTATCTGGCATGACAAAGCCACGGTAACACCAGAATTTGCTAAATTCTTAGATAGAATGGTCTGCTACGATTTTCGGCAACGCTATCCTTCGGCAACGGTGGCATTACAAGCGCTGAAAGAGTTAAGACAACCACCCACCCAAACAATAGCGTTAACTCCTCCTCCTCCACCAAAAAATATCAACAAACCTAAACCAAAAAAAGGTATTTTAAGTAAAGTTTTACTAACAATATTTTTTATTGCTATTGGGGGAGTAGCATCAATATTTATTTGGCATTACATTAATTCAAATAATGCTATAGAATTATCTAAACAAGGAAATACGCTTTTTGATTTACAACGCTATCAAGACGCGCTAGAAGTATATGAAAAAGCCGTTAATCTTAGACCAGATTATGCTCAAGGTTGGAATGGTCAAGGCAAAACACTAAATAAATTAAGAAAATACAAAGATGCATTAGTGGCGTATGATAAAGCAATTCAAATTCAGCCCGATTATTTAGATGCTTGGATTGGACGTGGTACTGTATTGGGAAATTTACAGCGATATCAAGAAGCGATCGCCTCTTTTGATAAAGCCTTAGAATTAAAGAATGACAACTCAGAAGTCTGGAATGCTAAAGGTGAAGCTTTCAGTAATTTAGACCAATACGATCAAGCAATTAAATCTTATGAAAAGGCAATTGAACTCAAACCAGATAATTACGAAGCTTGGTATAAAAAAGGATTAGCTTTGCAGAATTCTCGGCAATATGAAGAAGCGATCGCAGCCTATCAAAAAGTCGTCGATTTAAAACCAGACTACGAGCAAGCCTGGTATAATTTGGGGAATGCACTAGTCAATTTAAAACGCTATCAAGATGCATTTGCAGCTTATGATAAATCGGTGCAATATCAACCAGATTATTACCAAGCTTGGATGTCTAGAGGTAATATACTGCTGAATCTACAACGTTATCCAGAAGCGATTGAATCTTTTAATCAAGTAATTAAATACAGTCCGAGAAGTTATCAAGCATGGTATAATTTGGGATGGTCGCTGCATCAAAATAAACGCTATGAAGAAGCAATAAAAGCTTATAATAAAGCGGCAACACTTAAGCAAAATGACTATCAACTCTGGTATAATTTAGGGAATTCACAATACATATTACAGAAATACGAAGATGCGATCGCGTCTTATAATAAGGCAGTTCGTTATAAAGTAGACCATTCTGAAAGCTGGTATAGTAGAGGCAATGCCCTATTAAATTTGAAACGGTATCAGGATGCGATCGCTTCTTACGATCGAGCAATAAAATACAAGCCTAATTACCAACAAGCAATAGACGGTCGCAATCAAGCCAAAATTCAACTGCAAGGCGAAAAAGCAAAACCTGTACCTGTACCTGTAATTGTACCAACTCTTCCATTTCCTAATTCCACCAATCCACCGCAGACGACGCCCTAA
- a CDS encoding rhomboid family intramembrane serine protease — MIPISDNIRCRSKPIINYWLIAINLAVFLWELQLEFSGQLGYFVNTWGMIPAQISGAVTNALFFNSAAWIVVIWRVFTLFFGIFLHGSFSQILGNLLFLWVFGKTVENILGHGRYLGFYLAAGVMTGVIQILLEPSLTVPLIGGNGAIAAILGIYVMKFPKAKIDTVLPLIILYIPIQLPAFIYIFWWFVQQFFYGIGSLNIPPVGVNQSGVVFLGQVVGLLIGAAFIRFKR; from the coding sequence ATGATTCCAATTAGTGATAATATTCGTTGTCGAAGTAAGCCAATTATTAATTACTGGTTGATTGCCATTAACCTGGCTGTATTTTTATGGGAACTTCAACTAGAGTTTAGCGGTCAATTAGGCTATTTTGTGAATACTTGGGGTATGATTCCAGCGCAGATTAGTGGAGCAGTTACCAATGCTCTCTTTTTCAACTCTGCTGCTTGGATAGTTGTCATTTGGCGGGTATTTACTCTATTCTTTGGTATATTTCTGCATGGCAGTTTTAGTCAAATATTAGGAAATTTACTATTTTTGTGGGTTTTTGGGAAAACTGTCGAAAATATTCTAGGACATGGACGCTATCTAGGGTTTTATCTGGCTGCTGGTGTAATGACAGGGGTAATACAAATTCTGCTTGAACCGAGTTTGACAGTTCCATTGATTGGGGGCAATGGTGCGATCGCAGCTATTTTAGGAATATACGTTATGAAGTTTCCTAAAGCTAAAATTGATACTGTTTTGCCGCTAATAATCTTGTATATCCCTATCCAACTACCAGCCTTTATATATATATTTTGGTGGTTTGTTCAACAATTTTTTTATGGTATCGGTAGTTTAAATATTCCTCCTGTTGGCGTAAATCAATCGGGTGTTGTCTTCTTAGGTCAGGTTGTGGGATTATTAATTGGTGCAGCTTTCATTCGATTTAAGAGATAA